One stretch of Primulina huaijiensis isolate GDHJ02 unplaced genomic scaffold, ASM1229523v2 scaffold28411_ERROPOS180412, whole genome shotgun sequence DNA includes these proteins:
- the LOC140967820 gene encoding uncharacterized protein — protein MEDETQRKQQDNDKLSWLKTVISLTSKNRGGDHTDSEASPKQNLPIPFLSPIANSVISRCSKILAVSAMELQHQFDEDLPVDSKPPPFYARNFLEFCSYKALSLAISQPNYLNNKEFRSLTFDMMLAWEAPELESNITDDEVSSCSNQDVEDGWSFFYSNSTKMAVQVDDKKTVGPEAFARIAPACPVIADIVTVHNLFDVLTSSSGPRLHFLIYDKFLRSLEKVMKSVQNAMGPQLMNILSLAENEILIDVDGTIPTQPVLQHIGMSAWPGRLTLTNYALYFESGVGLYDKAVKYDLAKDIKQVIKPELTGPLGARLFDKAVMYKSTSIEEPVYLEFPEFKGCARRDYWLDVCLEILRAHKFIRKFNMKGNQQSEALARAVLGIFRHRAVRDAFRISSSNYKTLLCFNLAESLPGGDLILETLSSRLSLISGRAGQDHVISSPTAKKQQMFPSAFLTLSRLGIVHSEKVDMPDEVTYYGGDVCVGELNPLETMVKQLKRDTGRAEAAQATVDQVKVEGIDTNLAVMKELLFPLIEIFSRLQHLASWEDPYKSVIFVLFSSYSIYRGWVKYVLPSILVFLAIIMFWRSRTRKRRQPEAFKIVSPPSKNAVEQLIILQEAITQVESLIQSGNIILLKVRALLFAVAPQATDKVALLTLLTAVAVALLPLKYLMFVLFLECFTRNMPLRKESSDRGLRRAREWWTRIPAAPVQLIRLEDKKRK, from the exons ATGGAGGATGAAACCCAGAGGAAGCAGCAGGACAATGACAAGTTGTCGTGGCTGAAGACagtgatctctttgaccagCAAGAACCGTGGCGGCGACCATACCGATTCCGAGGCTTCTCCGAAGCAAAATCTGCCGATTCCATTCCTGTCTCCTATCGCTAATTCTGTCATCTCTCGATGCTCCAA GATCCTAGCTGTATCGGCCATGGAGCTGCAGCATCAATTTGATGAGGATCTTCCTGTTGATTCTAAGCCACCTCCATTCTATGCAAGGAACTTCCTCGAATTCTGCTCGTACAAAGCACTAAGTCTCGCCATCTCACAGCCTAATTATTTGAATAACAAGGAATTTCGCAGCCTTACATTTGACATGATGCTAGCATGGGAGGCTCCAGAGCTTGAAAGTAACATTACAGACGAT GAAGTTTCTTCTTGCAGCAATCAGGATGTGGAGGATGGTTggtcatttttttattctaattCCACCAAAATGGCTGTTCAG GTTGATGACAAGAAAACTGTTGGCCCTGAGGCTTTTGCCCGCATAGCCCCTGCCTGCCCTGTTATTGCAGATATAGTGACGGTGCATAACCTTTTCGATGTTCTTACAAGTTCTTCAGGTCCACGACTTCATTTTCTAATATATGATAAGTTCCTCCGGAGTCTCGAGAA GGTTATGAAATCTGTCCAAAATGCGATGGGACCACAACTCATGAACATTCTTTCACTTGCTGAGAATGAGATTCTCATAGATGTGGATGGCACTATTCCAACCCAACCAGTTTTGCAACATATTGGGATGTCTGCATGGCCTG GGCGTTTGACTTTGACAAACTATGCTTTGTATTTTGAGTCTGGTGTTGGTTTGTATGACAAAGCTGTAAAATATGACTTAGCAAAAGATATAAAGCAAGTGATAAAGCCTGAATTAACCGGACCCTTGGGAGCTCGTCTTTTTGATAAGGCTGTGATGTACAAGTCAACATCCAT AGAAGAGCCTGTTTATTTGGAATTTCCTGAATTCAAAGGTTGTGCACGAAGGGACTATTGGTTGGATGTCTGTCTAGAGATTTTGCGAGCTCACAAGTTTATTCGGAAGTTTAATATGAAAGGAAACCAGCAATCTGAAGCACTAGCTCGGGCAGTTCTTGGAATATTTCGACACCGTGCTGTTAGAGATGCCTTTCGCATCTCATCATCCAATTACAAAACCCTGTTGTGTTTTAACTTGGCTGAAAGTCTTCCTGGTGGAGATTTGATTCTCGAAACCCTATCAAGTCGCCTGTCGCTCATAAGTGGCCGTGCTGGGCAAGACCATGTGATTAGTTCTCCAACTGCAAAGAAACAGCAAATGTTCCCATCTGCGTTTCTGACACTTTCGAGGCTCGGAATTGTGCATTCCGAAAAGGTGGATATGCCTGATGAAGTGACATATTATGGTGGAGATGTTTGTGTTGGTGAATTGAATCCTTTAGAAACTATGGTCAAACAATTGAAACGAGACACAGGAAGAGCTGAAGCTGCTCAAGCAACTGTTGATCAAGTGAAAGTGGAAGGAATTGATACCAACTTAGCTGTGATGAAG GAGCTGCTTTTCCCACTCATTGAAATATTTAGCCGGTTGCAACATTTGGCTTCTTGGGAAGATCCCTACAAATCAGTGATATTTGTGTTATTCTCCAGCTATTCGATATACAG GGGTTGGGTCAAGTACGTGTTGCCTTCCATTTTAGTATTTCTCGCAATCATCATGTTCTGGCGTAGCCGTACCAGAAAACGAAGGCAACCAGAAGCATTCAAAATTGTATCTCCACCAAGCAAAAATGCAGTGGAACAGCTGATAATATTACAAGAAGCTATAACTCAAGTCGAGTCTCTCATCCAAAGTGGGAACATTATTCTTCTCAAAGTTAGAGCTCTTCTATTTGCTGTTGCGCCACAG GCAACAGACAAGGTGGCCCTATTGACGCTACTCACGGCTGTGGCGGTGGCTCTTTTACCCCTTAAATATCTTATGTTCGTACTCTTTTTAGAGTGCTTTACAAGAAATATGCCATTGAGGAAAGAAAGCAGCGATAGAGGGCTGAGACGGGCCAGAGAATGGTGGACCAGAATTCCGGCTGCTCCGGTTCAGCTCATTAGACTAGAGGATAAAAAGAGGAAATGA
- the LOC140967826 gene encoding tobamovirus multiplication protein 3-like has product MASDPSALLALNLKDATNWWDVVNESPAWQDSIFHVLAALYGIVAAVALVQLVRIQFRVPEYGWTTQKVFHFLNFFVNSVRCFVFAVRRNIQSLNPEIIQHILLDMPSLVFFTTYALLILFWAEIYYQARAVSTDRLRPSFYIINGMVYATQVLLWLLLWWKPISLVIILSKMFFAGVSFFAALGFLLYGGRLFLMLQRFPVESKGRSKKLQEVGYVTTICFTCFLLRCIMVCFNSFEEAADLDVLDHPILNFIYYLLVEILPSSLVLFILRKLPPKRGVTQYHPIR; this is encoded by the exons ATGGCATCGGACCCATCGGCGTTGTTGGCTCTCAACCTCAAGGACGCCACGAATTGGTGGGACGTAGTGAATGAATCGCCGGCTTGGCAAGATTCTATATTCCACGTTCTTGCTGCACTTTATGGGATTGTCGCCGCTGTTGCCCTC GTACAGTTGGTGAGGATACAATTTAGAGTACCTGAATATGGTTGGACTACACAGAAAGTATTTCATTTCCTCAATTTCTTTGTCAATTCCG TTCGATGTTTCGTTTTTGCTGTGCGTCGGAATATTCAAAGCCTGAATCCAGAG ATTATTCAACACATCCTACTTGATATGCCAAGTCTTGTGTTCTTCACAACATATGCATTATTGATATTGTTCTGGGCAGAAATTTATTACCAG GCTCGTGCTGTATCTACTGATAGATTGAGGCCTAGTTTCTATATAATTAATGGCATGGTGTATGCTACTCAG GTACTTTTGTGGTTACTTTTGTGGTGGAAGCCAATTTCTTTGGTGATCATCCTGTCCAAGATGTTCTTTGCag GTGTTTCTTTCTTTGCAGCTCTAGGGTTTCTTCTTTATGGTGGAAG GCTGTTTCTAATGTTGCAAAGATTCCCTGTAGAATCGAAAGGACGAAGCAAGAAGTTACAGGAG GTTGGCTATGTGACTACAATATGCTTTACGTGTTTCCTTCTTAGATGTATTATG GTATGCTTTAATTCATTTGAGGAAGCAGCAGATCTAGATGTTTTGGATCAtccaattttgaattttatatattacCTG CTAGTGGAAATCTTACCTTCGTCACTTGTCCTCTTCATACTGAGGAAGTTACCCCCAAAACGAGGGGTTACTCAGTATCATCCTATCCGGTGA
- the LOC140967829 gene encoding protein CONSERVED ONLY IN THE GREEN LINEAGE 160, chloroplastic — MAAVRCCLSIISSATPTPPVSRDSSSTSPPEPSFATRPPTKVLLPNGKPLKWSTGVAPGDYGGPPTTSNLRKYWGGDEDPLASDDYLWNKEFMGRMKKLIQDSDDDNSDPSLQSAKEVPSGFLSLNRVMSLDNLELDLSKDLAATSDATVDQKIEEQVITTVGRRWKAAPTRREQEKWDRAAKAATGGSDVMLRESRRPRGDLEVLASMSKEQYYKLKNKLNFLTIGLGGVGVISTYVSYSPEICASYGVGLLGSLAYVRMLGSSVDSLAGGAKGLVKGSIGQQRLLVPVILVMLYNRWNEILVPDYGVMPLHLIPMLVGFFTYKIATFMLAIEEAINAASGKTQA, encoded by the exons ATGGCAGCCGTTCGCTGTTGCCTATCAATCATTTCCTCCGCCACGCCCACGCCGCCCGTGTCACGAGACTCTTCAAGCACATCGCCGCCGGAACCATCATTTGCGACGAGGCCTCCTACTAAGGTTTTACTGCCCAACGGGAAGCCGTTGAAGTGGTCTACTGGGGTGGCCCCCGGGGATTATGGGGGCCCACCAACTACCTCCAATCTCAGGAAATACTGGGGTGGTGATGAAGACCCTCTTGCCTCTGATGATTACCTGTGGAACAAAGAATTCATGGGCCGCATGAAGAAGCTCATTCAAGATTCTGATGATGATAATTCCGACCCTTCCTTACAATCTGCTAAG GAGGTGCCTTCTGGATTTCTTAGCTTGAATAGAGTTATGAGCCTGGACAA TTTGGAATTGGACTTGAGCAAAGATTTAGCCGCAACATCAGATGCCACAGTTGATCAGAAAATTGAGGaacaa GTTATTACAACTGTTGGTCGAAGATGGAAAGCAGCTCCTACACGTCGTGAGCAAGAGAAATGGGATAGGGCGGCTAAGGCTGCAACTGGAGGCAGT GATGTGATGCTTCGAGAGTCCAGGCGTCCTAGAGGTGATCTGGAAGTTTTGGCTTCAATGTCAAAGGAACAATACTACAAG TTGAAGAACAAATTGAATTTCCTCACGATAGGACTTGGCGGTGTTGGTGTGATTTCGACCTATGTTTCTTACTCTCCTGAAATTTGTGCAAG TTATGGCGTTGGGTTGCTCGGTTCGTTGGCATACGTGCGGATGCTCGGTAGTAGTGTGGATTCTTTGGCGGGTGGAGCAAAAGGCCTTGTAAA GGGATCGATTGGACAGCAAAGGCTACTAGTTCCGGTCATCCTGGTGATGTTATATAATCGATGGAACGA GATCTTAGTACCGGATTATGGAGTCATGCCCCTTCACTTGATTCCAATGCTCGTGGGATTTTTTACGTACAAGATTGCTACTTTTATGTTAGCTATTGAGGAGGCTATTAACGCAGCCTCTGGAAAAACACAAGCTTGA